GTTCGGGCAGCCCGCCGGTCGCCAACAGCCTGATGCCGCGGCCGCCGAAGCGCGGCTCGTGTCGCTGGCCACCGACGGCGACGCCCACGCCCTGTACGATCTGCCCATCGAGCAGATGTGCGGCCAGATCAATGCCGCGCTCCAGGTGGTGCTGGAGTATCCCGCGGACGATCCGAATCTCGTGGCGATCGTCGGTTCGCGCGCCAGCGCCGCCGATCTGGCGATGCTGATCGGCGTGGCCAACGGGGCCATGAATTCCGCGACCGCGCGCACGCCGGAGGTGAGCGCCGCCAAGGCCCGCGTGATGCACCAGTTCCAGCGGGCCATCGACGCGTTCCAGATCGCCGTGAGCTACCGGTGGAAGATGTCGTTGCAGATCGCCTCGTTGGTGCTGTGCGGCCTGCTCACCTACGCGGCGTTGCTACTGCGCTTCCACGTAGGCACGAGTTACGTGGGCGGCGTGGGGGCGGTGGTGATCGGCGCGGTGCTGGCGGGATTCCTGGCGCCCGTGGCCAGGGATCTGACGGCGGCCGTGCAGGGGCTGCGGAAGTAGCCGTGACGGCCGCGCTGCCGGAACTGAGCGTGCGCCAGCCCGCGTGCGACTCGGGCGGGCCGGTGGTGGACGTGCACGGCACGCTGCCGCCCGCCGGCGGCGCCGTGTTGCTGCTCGTGCACGGGTACGCCAACTCGGCCGCCGCGGCCCGCGACTCGTGGCGCGCGTTTCTGGACGGCATCGCGGCCGTCCAGATCGGCGGCTGGATGCCGCGCAATCCCACGGGCGTGCAGTGGCCGGGCGACGAGCCGATCGCCGGGCTCAACCAGGCGTCATATCCGCTCAAGATCGGCGTGTCACGCGACGCCGCGCGGCGGATGGACGTCTACCTGCGCGCGATGGCCGGACCGGGCGGCGCACCGCTCACGCTGTCCGTCGTTGCGCACTCGCTGGGTTGCCGCCTGGCCGCGGAGCTGCTCGAATGTCTCGCGCAGCCCCCGGCGCATTCCGTGGTCGTGGATCGCGTGGTGTTCATGGCGGCAGCGGTGCCCACCGACCGCGTGGATCGCGGCCAGGAACTGCGCGGGGGCGTCGATTGGGCCGGCGGGATCTGCGCCCTGTATTCCGAGGGTGACCCGGTGCTGCGCCTCGCATTCCCGATCGGCGAGACGGTGGGCGGCGATGGGTTCTTCCCGACCGCGGTGGGGCGTCACGGCGGCCCTGGGGCCACCTGGATGGTCACGCAGCAGATGGCGCACGGCGGGAACCTGTACGCGCACAGCGACTACTGGGCGGGCATCGAGTCCGCGGCCGCCGCGGCTGCCTTCTTCTGGATTCCCGTCGCGGCATCCGTCGCTGCGCGGGGCCTGCCGGCGCATGGGCTGCCGGAGGTGACCGCGATTCCCATTCGCGGCACGCCCAGTCGCGCGATCGCGGCGCGGCCGTTGGCGGCCGGCGGCTGAGGGCGGCTACCGATACTCGTTCTGCAGTTCCTGGAGCGCGGCGTTGCCGGGGCAGAGCGTCGAGTAGGGCAGTTCCACCAGCGGTTGCTGCACGGTGCGGCTCAGCGCGTGCATGTCCTTGGCGCCCTCGTCCAGGTAGAGCAGCCCGGTGACCACTTCGCCGCGTTCCTGATGCGCGCGCACGTGCGCGTACGCGGCATCGCGGTTCGTGGGATCGTACGCCTCGTCGGTTTTCCGGAACCGCACCACGCTGCCGTCGTGCATCGTCACCGACATCGCGGCGCCGGCGCCGTCCGGCGTCCTGATCTCCTTGCGCATCGGCACGAAGTCCACGGGGGCCAGATCCTCGTAGTGCTCGCGCGTGTACCGGTAGCTCTTGGTGGAGCCCACATGATCGTTGAAGCTCACGCACGGCGAGATGACGTCGATGAGGGCGAATCCATTGTGCCGCAGGCCCGCCTTGAGCATCGGCACCAGGTGGGCCTTGTCGCCCGAGAATCCCCGGGCCACGAAGGTGGCGCCGAGACTGAGCGCCAGGAGCACCGGATCGATGGGCCGCTGGTCGTTGGATTCGCCCTTCTTGGACGTGGAGCCGACGTCGGCCGACGCCGAGAACTGCCCCTTGGTGAGCCCATACACGCCGTTGTTCTCCAGCACGTAGAGCAGATTGACGTTGCGGCGGATGGCGTGGCTCAACTGGCCCAGGCCGATCGACAGCGAGTCGCCGTCGCCCGAGATGCCGATGTACGTGAGGCCGCGGTTGGCCGCGTTGGCGCCCGTGGCCAACGCGGGCATGCGGCCGTGCACGCCGTTGAAGCCGTGCGACTGGCGCATCATGTACGCGGTCGTCTTGGATGAACACCCGATGCCGCTCATCTTGGCGGCGCGATGGGGCGGAACATCCAGCTCCCAGAACGCCTGGATGAGCGCGGCGGTCACCGAATCGTGCCCGCATCCGGCGCACAGCGTGGACATCGATCCCTCGTAGTCGCGCCGCGTGAGACCCAGCGCGTTCTTGGGCAGCGAGGGATGGGTGACCGGAGGTTTGGTGATCGACGTCATACCGCGGCTCCCTGCAGGTGTTGCGTCACGCCGTTCACCACTGTCCGCGCGGTGAGCGGCAGCCCGCCGTAATCGAGAATGGGAATCATGTGGTCGCGCGGCACGCCGGTCTCGAGGGTGAGCAGCGAGCGGAGCTGCGCATCGCGGTTCTGCTCCACCACGAACACGAGTTCGTGCGCATTGAGGAACTCCGCGACCGGTGCATCGAACGGGAACCCGCGGATGCGCATGTAGTCGGTCGCGATG
Above is a genomic segment from Gemmatimonadaceae bacterium containing:
- a CDS encoding 2-oxoacid:ferredoxin oxidoreductase subunit beta; the protein is MTSITKPPVTHPSLPKNALGLTRRDYEGSMSTLCAGCGHDSVTAALIQAFWELDVPPHRAAKMSGIGCSSKTTAYMMRQSHGFNGVHGRMPALATGANAANRGLTYIGISGDGDSLSIGLGQLSHAIRRNVNLLYVLENNGVYGLTKGQFSASADVGSTSKKGESNDQRPIDPVLLALSLGATFVARGFSGDKAHLVPMLKAGLRHNGFALIDVISPCVSFNDHVGSTKSYRYTREHYEDLAPVDFVPMRKEIRTPDGAGAAMSVTMHDGSVVRFRKTDEAYDPTNRDAAYAHVRAHQERGEVVTGLLYLDEGAKDMHALSRTVQQPLVELPYSTLCPGNAALQELQNEYR